In Acidobacteriota bacterium, a genomic segment contains:
- the hemE gene encoding uroporphyrinogen decarboxylase: protein MIESRFLLALRRRKVDATPVWIMRQAGRYLPEYRATREKAGDFLALCKTPDLAAEVTLQPVRILGVDAAILFSDILIPVEAMGVPLSFAEGEGPRLDPVRGRGDLSRLHVPDPEGETGFVMETVRILRRELPEGVPLIGFSGAPFTLASYLVEGGTSRAFRHVLGWMYEDPRGFQELLDLLAETVIAYLRAQVAAGAQALQLFDTWAGVLSRRLYREIAFPSTVRIVKALAPGGVPILLYVNGCAPFLEEMAATGVDGVSVDWRVSLAEASERTRGAVALQGNLDPLALFGTRATVEREAARVLGEAPGVGHVFNLGHGILPETPVENVKALVEAVHRLGRKEP from the coding sequence GTGATCGAATCCCGGTTTCTCTTAGCCCTGAGGCGCCGGAAGGTGGATGCGACGCCGGTCTGGATCATGCGCCAGGCGGGGCGCTACCTGCCCGAATACCGGGCCACGCGGGAGAAGGCCGGGGATTTCCTTGCCCTCTGCAAGACCCCTGATCTCGCGGCGGAAGTCACCCTGCAGCCCGTTCGCATCCTGGGAGTGGACGCGGCCATCCTGTTTTCGGACATCCTCATCCCCGTGGAAGCCATGGGGGTGCCGCTCTCCTTCGCCGAGGGGGAAGGGCCCCGCCTGGATCCCGTGAGGGGCCGCGGCGACCTCTCCCGCCTGCACGTCCCGGATCCCGAAGGCGAGACGGGGTTCGTCATGGAAACGGTGAGGATCCTTCGAAGGGAACTTCCCGAGGGCGTGCCGCTCATCGGGTTCTCCGGCGCGCCCTTCACGCTGGCCTCCTATCTCGTGGAAGGGGGGACGAGCCGCGCCTTCCGTCACGTGCTGGGATGGATGTACGAGGACCCGAGGGGCTTCCAGGAGCTCCTGGACCTTCTGGCGGAGACGGTCATCGCCTACCTCCGGGCACAGGTGGCCGCGGGGGCGCAGGCCCTCCAGCTCTTCGACACGTGGGCGGGCGTCCTGTCCCGGAGGCTATACAGGGAAATCGCCTTTCCCTCCACGGTCCGCATCGTGAAGGCTCTCGCTCCAGGGGGCGTACCGATTCTTCTGTACGTGAACGGGTGCGCCCCCTTTCTGGAAGAGATGGCGGCCACAGGCGTTGATGGGGTGTCGGTGGATTGGCGGGTCTCCCTGGCGGAGGCTTCGGAGCGAACTCGAGGCGCCGTGGCCCTCCAGGGCAACCTGGACCCCCTGGCCTTGTTCGGGACGAGGGCCACGGTGGAGCGGGAGGCCGCCCGGGTTCTCGGTGAAGCCCCCGGGGTCGGCCACGTGTTCAACCTGGGCCACGGGATCCTTCCCGAGACACCCGTGGAGAACGTCAAGGCCCTCGTTGAAGCGGTTCACCGTCTGGGAAGGAAAGAGCCCTGA
- the hemN gene encoding oxygen-independent coproporphyrinogen III oxidase, with amino-acid sequence MTQRWDPPVFDRELILKYDRPGPRYTSYPTAPYFHEGFDAEAYEREVARTNADPSPPDLSLYVHLPFCKSVCYFCGCNVTYTKDRGLGSAYVDHLVRELDALARLMRPGRKVVQIHWGGGTPTFIPAPVLGRLWEAIRSRFEIAPGAEIGVEIDPREVTEDHLGLFAESGFNRISLGIQDFDSKVQKAVHRIQPEDLTRRVIARCRELGFESINVDLIYGLPYQTAETFRDTVDKVAAIGPDRIAVFNFAYLPDLIGHQRAIPREAMPTPAQKLETLEMVVESFVRSGYVFVGMDHFARPGDELVKALKDRTLYRNFQGYTTKAGCDLYGVGVTSIGQVGRCYAQNAKALADYQKRVSETGIAVFRGVELTEDDLLRRDVITRLMCHFVLFKREIEEAYGLSFDETFADALADLEPLAADGLLDLHGDRIEVRPLGRLLVRNIAMAFDAYLRKGDPKRFSRTV; translated from the coding sequence ATGACCCAACGCTGGGATCCACCGGTCTTCGACCGCGAACTCATCCTGAAATACGACCGGCCCGGTCCGAGGTACACGTCGTATCCGACGGCCCCATATTTCCACGAGGGCTTCGACGCGGAGGCATACGAACGCGAGGTGGCCAGGACCAACGCGGACCCGTCGCCTCCGGATCTGTCGCTGTACGTCCACCTCCCCTTCTGCAAGTCCGTCTGTTATTTCTGCGGGTGCAACGTCACCTACACCAAGGACCGCGGGCTGGGCTCCGCCTACGTGGACCACCTCGTGCGGGAGCTGGATGCCCTGGCGCGGCTCATGAGGCCCGGGCGAAAGGTGGTCCAGATCCACTGGGGCGGGGGGACCCCGACCTTCATCCCCGCGCCCGTCCTGGGCAGGCTGTGGGAAGCCATACGCTCCCGGTTTGAGATCGCCCCGGGCGCGGAGATCGGAGTGGAAATCGATCCGAGAGAGGTCACCGAAGACCACCTCGGACTATTCGCGGAGTCGGGTTTCAATCGTATCTCTTTGGGAATACAGGACTTCGACTCGAAAGTCCAGAAGGCGGTTCACCGGATCCAACCCGAGGACCTCACGCGCCGCGTGATCGCCCGATGCCGGGAGCTCGGTTTCGAATCGATCAACGTGGACCTCATCTACGGTCTTCCGTACCAGACGGCGGAGACCTTCCGGGATACGGTGGACAAGGTGGCCGCCATCGGGCCGGACCGGATCGCCGTTTTCAATTTCGCTTACCTGCCGGACCTCATCGGCCACCAGCGGGCCATCCCCCGGGAGGCCATGCCCACCCCCGCCCAGAAGCTGGAAACCCTCGAAATGGTGGTGGAGTCCTTCGTCCGTTCCGGTTACGTCTTCGTCGGAATGGACCATTTCGCACGGCCCGGGGACGAACTCGTCAAGGCCCTCAAGGACCGGACCCTTTACCGGAATTTCCAGGGGTACACCACGAAGGCAGGGTGCGATCTGTACGGAGTGGGGGTGACCTCCATCGGCCAGGTCGGGCGATGCTACGCGCAGAACGCCAAGGCGCTGGCCGACTACCAGAAGAGGGTGTCGGAAACGGGAATCGCCGTCTTCCGCGGTGTCGAACTCACCGAAGACGACCTCCTGAGGCGGGACGTCATCACCCGGCTCATGTGTCATTTCGTCCTGTTCAAGCGGGAGATCGAGGAGGCCTACGGCCTGTCCTTCGACGAGACCTTCGCCGATGCGCTGGCCGACCTGGAACCCCTCGCGGCCGACGGATTGCTGGATCTTCACGGGGACCGGATCGAGGTCCGACCCCTGGGGCGGCTCCTCGTGCGCAACATCGCCATGGCCTTCGACGCGTACCTGCGCAAGGGTGATCCGAAGCGATTCTCGAGGACCGTCTAG